One window of the Chitinophaga niabensis genome contains the following:
- a CDS encoding cation:proton antiporter, with protein MKGLVLLMDFSLPLKDPVPIFSLVLFIILLAPIILRKFRIPSIIGLILAGMTIGDHGFKIVEKGSIDLFGNAGLLYIMFLAGLELDMTEFRKNRHRSLVFGAFTFFIPLIMGYVLCTYVLHFNLMATLLISSMFATHTLVAYPLASRLGITKNEAVTVAVGGTIITDTAVLLILAIITGAEAGNLNTAFWLKLGISLVIFAGIVLWGFPIIGRWFFKKIKDDKTSHFIFVLALVFLAGFLAELAGVEAIIGAFLAGLALNQLIPHTSPLMNRMEFVGSALFIPFFLISVGMIVDLRVLMKGPEALIIAGALTAMALFSKWLAAFFTQLSFGYSATQRNIIFGLSSSHAAATIAVILIGFKMGIINENVLNGTIILILVTCMVGSFVTESAGRKLAIREAEKKPEITGGPEKILIPIANPERMESLIDFALMIKDPASREPIHPLVVVQDDAEARDKIFVSNKMMEKAVIHAAASESNVQVVTRVDLNVTDGISRTVKELLISDVILGWSDKNSATDRLFGNIFGTTTDNVLQSVWETVFICHFNHPLNTTKKLVLVLPKNTEYELGFAHYLQKIVLLAKQAGAKMVIYAGRKTQAAVQKFISNTKISVEVTFRDLENLEDFLGLARSISRDDLLVVVSARKGTLSYQPYLEGTPARLGRHFKDNNVLLIYPEQTATENSEPGIQDGDITLMPIQEQLVNINRIRKAVSRIFKGNRPKGKIEEEE; from the coding sequence ATGAAAGGATTGGTTTTATTAATGGATTTCAGCCTGCCGCTGAAGGATCCAGTGCCTATATTCTCGTTGGTTTTGTTCATTATATTGCTGGCGCCCATTATTTTGCGAAAATTCCGTATCCCCAGCATCATAGGACTCATATTAGCGGGAATGACCATTGGAGACCATGGATTCAAGATCGTAGAGAAAGGAAGTATCGACCTCTTCGGAAATGCCGGTTTATTATACATCATGTTCCTCGCGGGCCTGGAACTGGACATGACGGAATTCCGGAAGAACCGTCACCGCAGTCTTGTTTTCGGCGCCTTTACCTTTTTTATTCCGCTCATCATGGGATATGTGCTTTGCACTTATGTGCTGCACTTCAATCTCATGGCCACCCTGCTGATATCCAGCATGTTCGCCACCCATACCCTGGTAGCTTATCCATTGGCCAGCCGCCTGGGCATCACCAAAAACGAAGCGGTGACGGTAGCCGTAGGGGGTACCATTATTACAGATACTGCCGTACTATTAATACTAGCCATTATCACCGGTGCCGAAGCCGGTAATCTGAACACCGCCTTCTGGTTAAAACTGGGGATCTCCCTGGTTATTTTTGCAGGCATTGTGTTGTGGGGATTCCCCATTATCGGCAGATGGTTCTTTAAAAAGATCAAAGACGATAAAACCTCCCATTTCATATTTGTACTGGCGCTGGTTTTCCTGGCAGGTTTCCTGGCAGAACTGGCTGGCGTGGAAGCCATCATTGGCGCTTTCCTCGCAGGGCTTGCCCTCAACCAGTTGATCCCGCATACATCCCCCCTGATGAACAGGATGGAATTTGTAGGCAGTGCTTTATTCATTCCTTTCTTCCTGATCAGTGTGGGGATGATCGTAGACCTCAGGGTATTGATGAAAGGCCCTGAAGCATTGATCATCGCTGGCGCTTTAACAGCCATGGCTTTATTCAGCAAATGGCTGGCTGCATTTTTCACACAGCTTTCCTTTGGGTATTCTGCCACACAGCGGAACATTATATTCGGCCTCAGCAGTTCGCATGCTGCTGCAACCATTGCTGTGATACTGATCGGTTTTAAGATGGGCATCATCAATGAAAATGTGCTCAACGGCACCATCATACTTATACTCGTTACCTGTATGGTAGGCTCGTTTGTAACAGAAAGTGCCGGCCGTAAACTTGCTATCAGGGAAGCAGAGAAAAAACCGGAGATCACCGGTGGCCCTGAAAAGATCCTGATCCCCATTGCCAATCCGGAACGCATGGAATCCCTCATAGATTTTGCACTGATGATAAAAGACCCTGCCAGCAGGGAACCTATTCATCCATTGGTAGTAGTGCAGGACGATGCGGAAGCCCGTGATAAGATATTTGTCAGTAATAAAATGATGGAGAAAGCAGTGATCCATGCTGCCGCTTCTGAAAGCAACGTCCAGGTAGTAACGCGTGTAGACCTGAACGTTACAGATGGTATTTCCCGCACGGTGAAAGAATTACTCATCTCTGACGTGATCCTGGGCTGGAGTGATAAGAATAGTGCCACAGACCGCCTCTTCGGCAATATCTTTGGTACCACCACTGATAACGTTTTGCAGAGCGTATGGGAAACCGTATTCATCTGTCATTTTAATCATCCCCTCAATACCACCAAAAAGCTGGTGCTGGTATTACCGAAGAACACGGAATACGAACTGGGTTTTGCGCATTACCTGCAAAAGATTGTGCTGCTTGCCAAACAGGCCGGTGCTAAAATGGTGATCTATGCAGGCCGTAAAACACAGGCTGCCGTGCAGAAGTTTATCAGCAATACCAAGATCAGCGTGGAAGTAACTTTCCGCGATCTGGAAAACCTGGAAGATTTCTTAGGACTGGCCCGCAGCATTTCCCGCGATGATCTGCTGGTAGTGGTTTCTGCCCGTAAAGGAACCCTGTCCTATCAACCATACCTGGAAGGAACACCGGCAAGGCTGGGCAGGCATTTTAAAGACAACAACGTACTGCTGATCTATCCTGAACAAACAGCCACAGAGAACAGTGAGCCGGGTATCCAGGATGGTGATATCACCCTGATGCCGATACAGGAGCAACTGGTAAATATCAACAGGATCCGTAAAGCTGTCAGCCGCATTTTTAAAGGAAATAGACCGAAAGGGAAAATAGAGGAAGAAGAGTAG
- a CDS encoding ATP-dependent Clp protease adaptor ClpS yields MGTRTSVQEKSEVLVETEEQYPFSLVVWNDDVNTFDWVIQSLVEVCGHTEQQAEQCALIIHHNGKYAVKEGEYTDLKPMLEALLDRGISATLEETVAS; encoded by the coding sequence ATGGGCACGAGGACCTCCGTTCAGGAAAAATCGGAAGTGCTGGTAGAAACAGAAGAACAATATCCATTCAGCCTGGTAGTTTGGAATGATGACGTAAATACTTTCGACTGGGTGATACAGTCGTTAGTGGAAGTTTGCGGACATACGGAACAGCAGGCGGAACAATGTGCGCTCATTATTCATCATAATGGTAAATACGCCGTGAAAGAAGGTGAATACACGGATCTGAAACCCATGCTCGAAGCATTGCTCGACAGAGGGATCAGCGCCACCCTGGAAGAAACTGTAGCTTCATAA
- a CDS encoding metal-dependent transcriptional regulator, translating to MNLTNAEENYIKAIFKLQDGTAVVSTNAIAYDLDTKPASVTDMAKKLKEKKLIDYEKYQGITLTAEGRRYALQIVRRHRLWECFLVDKLAFSWNEVHEIAEELEHVKSEKLVNRLSEFLGNPTTDPHGDPIPDAQGKMSKSKQLVSLDKATAKRLEVAGVSDQSSSLLEFLNAKGIRLGTQIEIIERYDFDNSVEIKIKNQSAFTISEQVSKTIMVKSL from the coding sequence ATGAATTTGACGAACGCGGAGGAGAACTACATCAAAGCTATTTTCAAGCTACAGGATGGTACTGCAGTGGTGAGTACCAATGCCATCGCTTATGACCTGGATACCAAACCGGCTTCGGTGACGGATATGGCCAAAAAGCTGAAGGAGAAGAAACTGATAGACTATGAAAAATACCAGGGCATTACGCTTACAGCGGAAGGGCGCAGGTATGCTTTGCAGATTGTTCGCCGCCACCGGCTGTGGGAATGTTTCCTGGTAGATAAACTGGCTTTCAGCTGGAATGAGGTACATGAGATTGCGGAAGAACTGGAACATGTGAAAAGTGAAAAACTCGTGAACCGCCTCAGCGAATTCCTGGGGAACCCTACTACGGATCCGCATGGTGATCCCATTCCGGATGCACAGGGCAAAATGAGCAAATCGAAACAGCTTGTTTCGCTGGACAAAGCTACGGCCAAAAGGCTGGAAGTGGCCGGGGTGTCTGACCAATCCTCCTCCCTGCTGGAATTCCTGAATGCCAAAGGCATCAGGCTGGGCACACAGATCGAGATCATTGAACGCTACGATTTTGACAACTCTGTAGAGATCAAGATCAAGAATCAATCTGCCTTTACGATCAGTGAGCAGGTATCGAAAACAATCATGGTAAAATCATTGTAA
- the aat gene encoding leucyl/phenylalanyl-tRNA--protein transferase produces the protein MPLFQIPDNELIFPPLHKAEPDGLLAIGGDLSMERLLLAYRSGIFPWYNRKPILWWSPDPRFVLFPSELKVSNSMKQLLKKSPFRISVNENFAGVISNCSSIEREGQDGSWITKDMMAAYLRLHKAGYALSVECWQNEELVGGLYGVKIGRCFFGESMFAKVSNASKAAFITFIRQYENELAMVDCQVHTHHLASLGARFISRITFTDIVQRNL, from the coding sequence ATGCCCCTTTTCCAGATACCTGATAATGAACTGATCTTTCCTCCCCTCCATAAGGCGGAACCGGATGGCCTGCTGGCCATCGGTGGGGACCTCAGTATGGAAAGGCTGTTACTGGCCTACCGCTCCGGCATATTTCCCTGGTATAACCGTAAACCCATCCTCTGGTGGTCTCCCGATCCCCGTTTTGTATTGTTCCCTTCCGAATTGAAAGTATCCAACAGTATGAAACAGCTGTTGAAGAAATCGCCGTTCCGTATTTCCGTCAATGAAAACTTTGCAGGGGTGATCAGTAATTGCAGCAGTATTGAAAGAGAGGGGCAGGATGGCAGCTGGATCACAAAAGATATGATGGCAGCTTATCTGCGGTTACATAAAGCGGGATATGCCCTCTCTGTGGAATGCTGGCAAAATGAAGAACTGGTGGGCGGTTTGTATGGCGTAAAAATAGGGCGATGCTTTTTTGGGGAAAGTATGTTTGCGAAAGTAAGTAATGCTTCCAAAGCTGCTTTCATCACTTTTATACGGCAATATGAAAATGAACTGGCCATGGTGGATTGCCAGGTACATACACATCACCTGGCTTCATTGGGAGCCCGTTTTATCAGCAGGATCACCTTTACGGATATTGTGCAGCGGAACCTATAA
- a CDS encoding VOC family protein, whose translation MKRVTGIGGVFFKCEDPAKMKEWYGKHLGLPVTDWGASFRWRTVEDPEKVGRTEWSTMKNDTDYLQPSDKPFMINYRVDNLVALLEQLKTEGVQIAGEIQESEYGKFAWIMDPEGHKIELWEPPADESL comes from the coding sequence ATGAAACGTGTAACCGGTATCGGCGGCGTCTTCTTTAAATGCGAGGATCCTGCAAAAATGAAGGAATGGTATGGTAAACATCTGGGTTTACCTGTTACCGACTGGGGCGCCAGTTTCAGATGGAGAACGGTAGAAGATCCGGAAAAAGTAGGCCGCACGGAATGGAGCACCATGAAAAATGATACGGACTATCTGCAACCCAGCGATAAACCTTTTATGATCAATTACCGGGTAGACAACCTGGTGGCATTGCTGGAACAACTTAAAACAGAAGGTGTGCAGATAGCAGGAGAGATCCAGGAATCTGAATATGGCAAGTTTGCCTGGATCATGGATCCGGAAGGGCATAAGATAGAATTGTGGGAACCACCTGCGGATGAGTCATTATAG